Proteins encoded within one genomic window of Prochlorococcus marinus str. MIT 9515:
- a CDS encoding uracil phosphoribosyltransferase, which translates to MAMSLKVIVPPHPLIKHWLSILREENTPNILYSTGYEQLGKWLTYEALRDWLPYKKETINTNNGKAEGFFINNDYPIKVIAQMPEGLSLWYGAKEVIPNTTLYLGELPTKIDDNVGVILYSEQIKMKSNPIETLINLKRLGVESNRILLITSICSNKGLNEIAKIFPQQMIYTSCIDEEEDKSNLLKPGIGEPLLRLSTIFSVKN; encoded by the coding sequence ATGGCAATGTCACTAAAGGTTATTGTTCCACCTCATCCATTAATAAAACATTGGCTTTCTATTTTAAGAGAGGAAAATACTCCAAATATTTTATATTCAACTGGTTATGAACAACTGGGAAAATGGCTAACTTATGAGGCATTAAGAGATTGGCTTCCATACAAAAAAGAGACGATAAATACGAATAATGGGAAGGCAGAAGGATTTTTTATAAATAATGATTATCCAATAAAAGTAATAGCGCAGATGCCAGAGGGACTTTCTCTTTGGTATGGAGCAAAAGAAGTGATCCCAAATACAACTCTATATTTAGGTGAATTACCTACGAAAATTGATGACAATGTTGGAGTTATTCTTTATTCAGAGCAAATAAAGATGAAATCAAATCCAATTGAAACTCTTATTAACTTAAAAAGATTAGGAGTTGAATCAAATAGGATCTTATTAATAACATCCATTTGTAGCAATAAAGGTCTAAATGAAATTGCAAAGATATTTCCTCAACAAATGATATATACATCTTGTATTGATGAAGAAGAAGATAAATCAAATTTATTAAAACCCGGTATTGGAGAGCCTTTATTGCGTTTGAGTACTATATTTTCTGTTAAGAACTAA
- a CDS encoding pentapeptide repeat-containing protein — protein MIKSISLPSLKNALLTIFFIGILFFNFVNSAWAKRPPEIRNQQDLDLEQDMHGQDLSGNEFVKFNLNGFDFSQSNLEGAVFNNSKLQNATLNGANLTDALAYATDFTDADLSDVNFTNALLMESNFEGAKIDGADFTNAVLSRIQQKELCAIANGTNSSTGESTEYSLGC, from the coding sequence ATGATTAAATCAATTAGTCTTCCCTCTCTTAAGAATGCTTTATTAACTATATTTTTTATTGGTATATTATTTTTTAATTTTGTAAACTCTGCTTGGGCTAAACGACCACCCGAAATAAGAAATCAGCAAGACCTTGATCTAGAACAAGATATGCATGGTCAAGATCTTAGTGGTAATGAATTTGTAAAATTTAATTTAAATGGATTTGATTTCAGTCAAAGTAATTTAGAAGGGGCTGTTTTCAATAATAGTAAATTGCAAAATGCAACCCTAAATGGGGCTAATCTAACTGATGCTTTAGCATATGCAACAGATTTTACAGATGCAGATCTTTCAGATGTTAATTTTACAAATGCTTTGTTAATGGAAAGTAATTTTGAAGGTGCAAAAATTGATGGCGCAGATTTTACTAATGCAGTTCTTAGTCGGATTCAACAAAAGGAATTATGTGCAATAGCTAATGGCACAAATAGTTCAACAGGAGAAAGTACTGAATATAGTCTTGGTTGTTAA